One Pseudomonas lalucatii genomic window carries:
- a CDS encoding Mpo1-like protein, whose amino-acid sequence MTSQTQPRYHSFAEFYPYYLQEHSNPVCRRLHYVGSLLVLGILGYALATQQWLWLLALPFAGYGFAWLGHFVFEKNRPATFQYPLYSFAGDWVMLKDAFTGRIKF is encoded by the coding sequence ATGACCAGCCAGACCCAGCCGCGTTACCACAGCTTCGCCGAGTTCTACCCCTACTACCTGCAGGAGCACAGCAACCCTGTCTGTCGGCGCCTGCACTATGTCGGCAGCCTGCTGGTCCTGGGCATTCTCGGTTATGCCCTGGCCACCCAGCAATGGCTATGGCTGCTCGCCCTGCCCTTCGCCGGCTATGGTTTTGCCTGGCTCGGTCACTTCGTGTTCGAGAAGAATCGCCCGGCCACCTTCCAGTACCCGCTGTACAGCTTTGCCGGCGACTGGGTCATGCTCAAGGACGCCTTTACCGGCCGCATCAAGTTCTAG
- a CDS encoding TrkH family potassium uptake protein produces MALPTLRIIAFINGIFLITLAISMVVPMFTLLIFERAHELNAFLWSSLITFVAGLAMVAQGRPKNTQLRPRDMYMLTVSSWLLVCVFAAVPFMFTQHISYTDAFFESMSGITTTGATVLSGLDSMSPGILIWRSLLHWLGGIGFIGMAVAILPMLRIGGMRLFQTESSDRSEKVMPRSHMVAKYMIAAYVGLSLLSVLAFWLAGMGLFDAINHTMSAIATGGFSTSDRSLGNWSQPAVHWVAVVVMILGSLPFALYVSSMRGNYRALLRDQQVQGFLGILLCTWLVLGTWYCLTSGLHWLEAIRHVAVNSTSIMTTSGFAVGDYTLWGGFAGMLFFYLGFIGGCSGSTAGGLKIFRFQVAYVLLKANLKQLVHPRAVIKQQYNMHRLDEDIVRSILTFSFFFTITIAGLALALTLCGLDWITALSGAASAVSGVGPGMGPIIGPAGNYAPLPDIAKWLLTAGMLLGRLEILTVLVLLMPSFWRH; encoded by the coding sequence ATGGCTTTGCCGACCCTAAGAATCATCGCGTTTATCAACGGCATCTTTCTGATCACCCTGGCCATCAGCATGGTCGTCCCGATGTTCACCCTGCTGATCTTCGAACGGGCGCACGAACTGAACGCGTTCCTCTGGTCCAGCCTGATCACCTTCGTCGCCGGTCTCGCCATGGTGGCCCAGGGCCGCCCGAAGAATACCCAGCTGCGCCCGCGCGACATGTACATGCTGACCGTCTCGAGCTGGCTGCTGGTGTGCGTGTTCGCCGCCGTGCCCTTCATGTTCACCCAGCACATCAGCTACACCGACGCCTTCTTCGAGAGCATGTCCGGCATCACCACCACCGGCGCCACCGTGCTCAGCGGCCTGGACAGCATGTCCCCGGGCATCCTGATCTGGCGCTCGCTGCTGCACTGGCTCGGCGGCATCGGCTTCATCGGCATGGCCGTGGCGATCCTGCCGATGCTGCGCATCGGTGGTATGCGCCTGTTCCAGACCGAGTCCTCGGATCGTTCGGAAAAGGTCATGCCGCGCTCGCACATGGTCGCCAAGTACATGATCGCGGCCTACGTGGGCCTCAGCCTGCTCAGCGTGCTGGCCTTCTGGCTGGCGGGCATGGGCCTGTTCGACGCGATCAACCACACCATGTCGGCCATCGCCACCGGCGGCTTCTCCACCTCGGACCGCTCCCTGGGCAACTGGAGCCAACCCGCGGTGCACTGGGTGGCGGTGGTGGTGATGATCCTCGGCAGCCTGCCCTTCGCCCTGTACGTCTCGAGCATGCGCGGCAACTACCGCGCGCTGCTCAGGGACCAGCAGGTGCAGGGCTTCCTCGGCATCCTGCTGTGCACCTGGCTGGTGCTCGGCACCTGGTACTGCCTGACGTCCGGACTGCATTGGCTGGAGGCCATCCGCCACGTGGCGGTCAACAGCACCTCGATCATGACCACCAGCGGCTTCGCCGTGGGTGACTACACCCTGTGGGGCGGTTTCGCCGGCATGCTGTTCTTCTACCTGGGCTTCATCGGCGGCTGCTCGGGCTCCACCGCCGGCGGCCTGAAGATCTTCCGCTTCCAGGTCGCCTACGTGTTGCTCAAGGCCAACCTGAAGCAGTTGGTCCATCCCCGCGCGGTGATCAAGCAGCAATACAACATGCACCGTCTGGACGAGGACATCGTCCGCTCGATCCTGACCTTCTCCTTCTTCTTCACCATCACCATCGCCGGCCTGGCCCTGGCCCTGACCCTCTGCGGCCTGGACTGGATCACCGCGCTGAGCGGCGCCGCCAGCGCCGTCTCCGGGGTGGGCCCGGGCATGGGGCCGATCATCGGTCCGGCCGGCAACTATGCCCCGCTGCCGGACATCGCCAAGTGGCTGCTGACCGCCGGCATGCTGCTCGGTCGCCTGGAGATCCTCACGGTGCTGGTGCTGCTGATGCCGTCCTTCTGGCGCCACTGA
- a CDS encoding AraC family transcriptional regulator: MSERTTSSSWALGIVQALEMGGVDCRTIFPALGLDYAALHDPEARFAQDGMTRLWQRAVELSGNPAIGLNMARVVRPASFHVVGYALMSSRTLKEGLTRLVRYQRIIAEGADLSFRPTPQGYELVLAIHGDRLPPARQSAEASLAYALAFCRWMTGQSLRPQQILFQGDPPADLQPFEQVFQAPLKFNAAHYALLFERADLEMPLPSANEALAQLHDRFAGEYLARFSESRVTHLARQVLCRLLPRGEPKREAVAQALHLSQRTLQRRLQEEGTSFQQLLDDTRRELAEQYLGQPNLTLLEVSYLLGFADPSNFFRAFRRWFAITPGEYRARL, encoded by the coding sequence ATGAGCGAACGTACCACGTCGTCGAGCTGGGCCCTGGGCATCGTCCAGGCGCTGGAAATGGGCGGTGTCGATTGCCGGACGATCTTCCCCGCGCTGGGGCTGGATTACGCCGCCCTGCACGACCCGGAGGCCCGCTTCGCGCAGGATGGCATGACCCGCCTGTGGCAGCGGGCGGTGGAGCTGTCGGGCAACCCGGCGATCGGCCTGAACATGGCCAGGGTGGTGCGTCCGGCGTCCTTTCATGTGGTCGGCTATGCGCTGATGTCCAGCCGCACACTGAAGGAGGGGTTGACCCGCCTGGTGCGCTACCAGCGGATCATCGCCGAGGGTGCCGACCTGAGCTTTCGGCCCACCCCCCAGGGTTACGAGCTGGTCCTGGCGATCCATGGCGATCGCCTGCCGCCGGCGCGCCAGAGTGCCGAGGCCTCGCTGGCCTATGCCCTGGCCTTCTGCCGCTGGATGACCGGCCAGTCGCTGCGTCCGCAGCAGATCCTGTTCCAGGGCGACCCGCCGGCCGACCTGCAGCCTTTCGAGCAGGTGTTCCAGGCGCCGCTGAAGTTCAATGCGGCGCATTACGCCCTGTTGTTCGAGCGGGCGGACCTGGAGATGCCCCTGCCGAGCGCCAACGAAGCCCTGGCGCAGCTGCATGACAGGTTCGCCGGCGAGTATCTGGCGCGCTTCTCGGAGAGCCGGGTGACCCATCTGGCCCGCCAGGTGCTGTGCCGTCTGTTGCCCCGGGGCGAGCCCAAGCGCGAGGCGGTGGCACAGGCGCTGCATCTGTCGCAGCGCACCCTGCAGCGACGCCTGCAGGAAGAAGGCACCAGCTTCCAGCAGTTGCTCGACGACACCCGCCGCGAACTGGCCGAGCAGTACCTCGGCCAGCCCAACCTGACCCTGCTGGAGGTCTCCTACCTGCTGGGCTTCGCCGACCCGAGCAATTTCTTCCGCGCCTTCCGCCGCTGGTTCGCCATCACCCCCGGGGAATACCGCGCGCGTCTCTAA
- a CDS encoding YkgJ family cysteine cluster protein → MSNANPCLTCGACCAHFRVSFFWGECQSAGGLVPDEQVIQITPHRVAMRGTEAKPARCVALLGDVGQGVRCTLYEQRSSPCREFEASWANGEHNPRCDDARRAHGLPPLTPPVQPSVSPERVA, encoded by the coding sequence ATGTCGAACGCTAATCCTTGCCTTACGTGCGGCGCCTGCTGCGCGCATTTTCGTGTGTCTTTCTTCTGGGGGGAGTGCCAGTCGGCCGGCGGTTTGGTGCCGGACGAGCAGGTGATCCAGATCACCCCGCACCGGGTTGCCATGCGCGGCACCGAGGCCAAGCCGGCGCGCTGCGTCGCCCTGCTCGGCGATGTCGGCCAGGGTGTGCGCTGCACCCTCTACGAGCAGCGCTCCAGCCCCTGCCGCGAGTTCGAAGCGTCCTGGGCCAACGGCGAGCACAACCCGCGCTGCGACGATGCTCGCCGGGCCCACGGCCTGCCGCCGTTGACCCCGCCCGTGCAGCCGAGCGTGTCGCCGGAGCGCGTGGCCTGA